Proteins encoded within one genomic window of Fragaria vesca subsp. vesca linkage group LG1, FraVesHawaii_1.0, whole genome shotgun sequence:
- the LOC101309285 gene encoding DNA repair protein RAD51 homolog 1-like, whose protein sequence is MEQQKTAQQQDELEEMQHGPVPVEQLQASGIASIDVKKLRDAGLCTVEAVAYSPRKDLLQIKGISEAKVDKIIEAASKLVPLGFTSASQLHAQRLEIIQITSGSRELDKILEGGIETGSITELYGEFRSGKTQLCHTLCVTCQLPLDQGGGEGKAMYIDAEGTFRPQRLLQIAERFGLNGADVLENVAYARAYNTDHQSRLLLEAASMMVETRFALMIVDSATALYRTDFSGRGELSARQMHLAKFLRSLQKLADEFGVAVVITNQVVAQVDGSALFAGPQIKPIGGNIMAHASTTRLAVRKGRGEERICKVISSPCLPEAEARFQISPEGVTDVKD, encoded by the exons ATGGAACAACAGAAAACGGCTCAGCAGCAAGACGAGCTCGAAGAAATGCAGCACGGCCCTGTTCCCGTCGAACAGCTTCAG GCTTCTGGCATTGCTTCCATTGATGTAAAGAAACTTAGAGATGCGGGTCTTTGCACCGTTGAAGCTGTTGCTTACTCACCGAGGAAAGATCTTCTGCAAATCAAAGGAATCAGTGAAGCTAAAGTTGACAAGATCATTGAAGCAG CCTCCAAACTGGTGCCTTTGGGTTTTACCAGTGCTAGTCAGCTTCATGCTCAGAGACTCGAAATCATTCAAATCACTTCTGGATCAAGAGAACTTGATAAGATTTTGGAGG GAGGAATCGAGACAGGATCTATTACTGAGTTATATGGTGAGTTCCGCTCTGGAAAGACTCAGTTGTGCCACACGCTTTGTGTCACATGCCAA CTCCCATTAGATCAAGGAGGTGGTGAGGGAAAAGCAATGTACATTGATGCTGAGGGTACATTCAGGCCACAGAGACTCTTACAGATAGCTGAGAG GTTTGGACTCAATGGTGCTGATGTCTTGGAGAATGTTGCCTATGCTAGAGCTTATAACACCGATCATCAATCAAGGCTCCTGCTTGAAGCAGCTTCGATGATGGTGGAGACGAG GTTTGCTCTCATGATAGTAGACAGTGCAACAGCCCTTTACAGAACAGATTTCTCTGGAAGAGGAGAACTTTCAGCGCGGCAGATGCATCTTGCAAAATTTCTCCGGAGCCTTCAGAAGTTAGCAGATGAG TTTGGTGTGGCTGTTGTTATCACAAATCAAGTAGTTGCACAAGTGGATGGTTCTGCGCTCTTTGCTGGGCCTCAAATTAAGCCTATTGGTGGTAACATCATGGCCCATGCTTCTACAACAAG GCTTGCTGTCCGGAAGGGGAGAGGGGAGGAGCGCATTTGTAAAGTAATAAGCTCTCCTTGTCTGCCTGAAGCAGAAGCACGGTTTCAGATCTCCCCAGAGGGCGTCACGGACGTGAAGGACTAA